The proteins below are encoded in one region of Saccopteryx leptura isolate mSacLep1 chromosome 1, mSacLep1_pri_phased_curated, whole genome shotgun sequence:
- the SWSAP1 gene encoding ATPase SWSAP1, producing the protein MAETLRRMLSLGRAAGPREDDAAEAGSPLLLLGGPGSGKTALLFAAALEAAGEGRGPVLFLTRRPLQSLPHRTPAALDPLRLQKIHFRYPPSTRELLQLLCSAHEARGPAPFLLLLDGLEEYLAEDLEPQEAAYLAALLLDTAAHFGHQFGPGQGCGLIVALQTQEEEVSGDALQLSILQRYFPARCWLQPDTSGSRQRSFRACLEPGGLGHKAEWCVTFQPDGEMTITPWPTQAGDPNSDKGSRSGGQS; encoded by the exons ATGGCGGAGACGCTGAGGCGGATGCTAAGCCTGGGTAGGGCTGCCGGGCCCAGGGAGGATGACGCAGCGGAGGCTGGGTCGCCTTTGCTGCTGCTCGGCGGCCCAGGATCTGGAAAGACAGCGCTATTATTCGCGGCGGCCCTGGAGGCAGCAGGCGAGGGCCGAGGCCCCGTCCTCTTCCTGACCCGCAGGCCTCTGCAAAGCCTGCCCCACAGGACGCCGGCGGCACTCGATCCCCTGCGCCTTCAG AAGATCCATTTCCGGTACCCACCCTCAACCCGTGAGCTCCTTCAGCTCCTGTGCTCTGCCCATGAGGCCCGGGGACCAGCCCCCTTCCTTCTGTTGCTCGATGGCCTGGAGGAGTACCTAGCTGAAGACCTGGAGCCCCAGGAAGCTGCCTACCTGGCTGCCCTGCTTCTGGACACAGCTGCCCACTTCGGTCACCAGTTTGGGCCTGGCCAAGGCTGTGGACTCATTGTGGCCCTCCAGACCCAGGAGGAAGAGGTCAGTGGGGATGCCCTGCAGCTGTCTATTCTCCAGAGGTATTTTCCTGCCCGGTGCTGGCTGCAGCCAGATACATCAGGCTCAAGACAGCGCAGCTTCAGAGCCTGTCTGGAGCCAGGCGGACTGGGCCACAAGGCAGAATGGTGTGTGACTTTCCAACCAGATGGAGAGATGACAATCACACCATGGCCtacccaagctggtgaccccaacTCAGACAAGGGATCAAGATCTGGAGGCCAGTCCTGA
- the EPOR gene encoding erythropoietin receptor, with protein MDHLGAPLWPGVGSLCLLLTGATLAPPPNSPGPKFEIKAALLVARGPEELLCFTERLEDLVCFWEEAASAGVSPDNYSFSYQLEGEQWKPCRLHQAPTARGAVRFWCSLPTADTSSFVPLELRVTAASSGAPRYRRVIQINEVVLLDPPTGLEARRADEGGHVVLRWFPPPGAPMASLVRYEVNISAGSATGSARRVEILDGRTECVLSNLRRGTRYTFMVRARMAEPSFDGFWSAWSEPASLLTASDLDPLILTLSLILVLILLLLAVLALLSHRRALKQKIWPGIPSPESEFEGLFTTHKGNFQLWLYQNDGCLWWSPCTPFVEDIPTPLEVLSERCWGVTQTVEPGANGEGSLLEPVGNEHAQDTYLVLDKWLLPQSPPSEESPRSGGDLDIAAVDEGSEASFCSSVLALKPEGASAASFEYTILDPSSQLLRPRALPPELPPTPPHLKYLYLVVSDSGISTDYSSGGSQGVKGGSSNGAYSNPYENSFIPAPETSPSSYVACS; from the exons ATGGATCACTTAGGGGCGCCCCTCTGGCCCGGAGTCGGCTCCCTCTGTCTCCTGCTCACCGGGGCCACCTTGGCTCCCCCTCCCAACTCCCCtggtcccaagtttgaaatcaAAG cgGCCCTGCTGGTGGCCCGCGGGCCCGAAGAGCTTCTGTGCTTTACCGAGCGGTTGGAGGACTTGGTGTGTTTCTGGGAAGAAGCTGCAAGCGCCGGGGTCAGCCCAGACAACTACAGCTTCTCCTACCAGCTCGA AGGTGAGCAGTGGAAGCCGTGCCGCCTGCACCAGGCGCCCACAGCCCGCGGAGCGGTGCGCTTCTGGTGCTCACTGCCTACTGCCGACACGTCGAGCTTCGTACCCTTAGAGTTGCGCGTCACAGCGGCCTCGTCGGGTGCCCCACGCTACCGCCGTGTTATCCAGATCAACGAAGTGG TGCTCCTGGATCCCCCGACGGGGCTCGAAGCGCGGCGAGCAGATGAGGGCGGCCACGTGGTACTGCGCTGGTTCCCACCGCCTGGGGCACCCATGGCGAGCCTCGTCCGCTACGAGGTGAACATCTCCGCAGGCAGCGCCACAGGGAGTGCACGGAGG GTAGAGATACTGGATGGCCGTACTGAGTGTGTGCTAAGCAATCTGCGGCGAGGAACGCGTTACACTTTCATGGTCCGCGCACGTATGGCGGAGCCGAGCTTTGACGGCTTCTGGAGTGCTTGGTCGGAGCCTGCGTCGCTGTTGACAGCTAGTG ACCTGGACCCGCTCATCCTGACGCTCTCCCTTATCCTCGTGCtcatcctgctgctgctggccgtGCTCGCCCTCCTCTCCCACCGCCG ggCTCTGAAGCAGAAGATCTGGCCTGGCATCCCAAGTCCTGAGAGTGAATTTGAAGGCCTTTTCACCACCCACAAGGGTAACTTCCAG CTGTGGCTGTATCAGAATGACGGCTGTCTGTGGTGGAGCCCCTGTACTCCCTTCGTAGAGGACATACCCACCCCTCTGGAAGTCCTCTCTGAGCGCTGCTGGGGGGTGACACAAACAGTGGAACCAGGGGCCAACGGTGAGGGGTCCCTGCTGGAGCCGGTGGGCAATGAACATGCCCAGGACACTTACCTGGTGCTGGACAAGTGGTTGCTGCCCCAGAGCCCACCCAGCGAGGAGTCCCCACGGTCTGGTGGTGATTTGGACATAGCAGCCGTGGACGAAGGCTCAGAAGCATCCTTCTGCTCATCTGTTTTGGCCCTGAAACCAGAGGGGGCTTCGGCTGCCAGCTTTGAGTACACCATCCTGGACCCCAGTTCCCAGCTCTTGCGCCCAAGGGCACTGCCCCCTGagctaccccccaccccaccccacctaaaGTACCTGTACCTTGTGGTGTCAGACTCTGGCATCTCAACTGACTATAGCTCAGGAGGCTCCCAGGGAGTCAAGGGGGGCTCATCCAATGGTGCCTATTCCAACCCTTATGAGAATAGCTTCATCCCAGCCCCTGAGACTTCACCCTCCAGCTATGTGGCCTGCTCCTAG
- the RGL3 gene encoding LOW QUALITY PROTEIN: ral guanine nucleotide dissociation stimulator-like 3 (The sequence of the model RefSeq protein was modified relative to this genomic sequence to represent the inferred CDS: inserted 2 bases in 1 codon), translating to MLRTAGKELALAPLQDWGEETEDRAVYSVSLRRQRSQRLNPSKGPGDSQAPSPNADAFLYYRTSKVRVLRAAQLERLVGELVSVDREQDPGFVPAFLATHQAFVPTTRVLGLLLPPPPPPLPPWVDIKKTEGQDLSFNKNLRAVVSVLGSWLRDHPQDFWDPPDHSNLDSVRTFLGWAAPLGAEALEAEKLLVDFLEEAEQEQEEEEQPQASAGSPETAWTSSPDCPEGCLEEEGLVQEVPELLDFSVDEVAEQLTLMDVELFSRVRPCECLGSVWSQRDRPGAAGIAPTVRATVTQFNMVTGCVLGSVLGEPGLTAPQRAQRLEKWIRIAQRCRELRNFSSLRAILSALQSNPIYRLKSSWGAVSREPLSTFRKLSQIFSDENNHLSSREILSQEEATEGPQEEDTPPGRLPSKLPPGPVPYLGTFLTDLVMLDTALPDMLEGDLINFEKRRKEWEILARIQQLQKRCRSYCLRPCPPILAALRAQRQLSEEQSYRVSRVIEPQAASCPSSPHVRRRISLTKRLSAKLSRERGSTPGGSPGDLSSATSSLSLGSPPSSPRMRDPPPRSPPASPGSQSPSTKLPLASTLSYPPIPLVGQQGSEVRVIRVSIDNNHGNLYRSILLTSQDKAPSVVQRALQKHNVAEPWARDYQLFQVLPGDRELLIPDNANVFYAMSPSTQGDFILRRKEXPSTQPQSPLPELALCCLLDTGPMGSFCHHGDGECTPLPESSHSAVEPTVLHTLCPLPSTSDPHASDPLGTESLFQRYELTKWLVESSITY from the exons ATGCTGCGGACCGCAGGGAAAGAGCTTGCCTTG GCGCCGCTGCAGGACTGGGGCGAGGAGACCGAGGACCGCGCCGTGTACAGTGTCTCCCTGAGGCGGCAGCGCAGCCAGCGCCTGAACCCGAGCAAAGGGCCCGGGGACAGCCAG GCCCCCAGCCCCAATGCCGATGCCTTCCTCTACTACCGCACCAGCAAGGTGCGTGTGTTAAGGGCAGCACAGCTGGAACGGTTGGTGGGGGAGTTGGTGTCTGTAGACCGTGAGCAAGACCCTGGCTTTGTGCCTGCCTTCCTGGCCACCCACCAGGCCTTTGTGCCCACTACACGCGTCCTGGGCCTTCTcctgccaccgccaccgccaccccTGCCGCCCTG GGTAGATATCAAGAAGACAGAGGGACAAGATCTGAGCTTCAACAAGAACCTGAG AGCTGTGgtgtctgtgctgggttcctggcTGCGGGACCATCCCCAGGACTTCTGGGACCCCCCTGACCACTCGAACCTGGACAGTGTCCGTACCTTtctgggctgggctgccccacTGGGGGCTGAAGCCCTGGAAGCAGAGAAGCTGCTGGTAGATTTTCTGGAGGAGGCTGAGCAAGAGCAGGAAGAAGAGGAGCAGCCCCAGGCTTCAGCAG GATCTCCTGAAACTGCCTGGACCTCCAGCCCAGACTGCCCTGAAGGCTGCTTGGAAGAGGAAGGACTGGTGCAAGAAGTGCCTGAGCTCCTGGACTTTAGTGTGGACGAAGTGGCTGAGCAGTTGACTCTGATGGACGTG GAGCTCTTCTCGCGAGTGCGGCCCTGCGAGTGCCTGGGTTCCGTATGGTCGCAACGGGACCGGCCCGGAGCAGCAGGCATCGCCCCCACAGTGCGCGCCACTGTGACCCAGTTCAACATGGTGACCGGCTGCGTGCTGGGCTCAGTGCTGGGCGAGCCGGGCCTGACCGCCCCCCAGAGGGCGCAGCGGCTGGAAAAGTGGATCCGCATTGCCCAG cgctGCAGAGAACTGCGGAACTTCTCCTCTCTGCGGGCCATCCTGTCCGCCCTGCAGTCTAACCCCATATATCGGCTCAAGAGCAGCTGGGGTGCTGTGAGCAG GGAACCATTATCCACTTTCAGAAAACTTTCACAGATTTTCTCCGATGAGAACAACCATCTCAGCAGCAGAGAGATTCTTTCCCAG GAGGAGGCCACTGAGGGACCCCAAGAGGAGGATACTCCCCCAGGAAGACTGCCTTCA AAACTGCCCCCAGGCCCGGTTCCCTACCTTGGCACCTTTCTCACGGACCTGGTAATGCTGGACACAGCCCTTCCGGACATGTTAGAG GGAGATCTCATCAACtttgagaagaggagaaag GAGTGGGAGATCCTAGCCCGAATCCAGCAGCTGCAGAAGCGATGTCGGAGCTACTGCCTGAGGCCCTGCCCGCCCATCCTGGCTGCCCTGCGTGCCCAGCGCCAGCTCAGTGAGGAGCAGAG CTATCGTGTTTCCCGTGTCATTGAGCCACAAGCTGCTTCCTGTCCCAGCTCTCCACACGTGCGGCGACGAATCAGTCTCACAAAGCGTCTCAGTGC GAAGCTGTCCCGAGAAAGAGGCTCAACCCCCGGCGGGAGTCCTGGGGACCTCTCATCTGCCACTTCCAG TCTATCTCTAGGGTCTCCCCCATCCAGTCCTAGAATGAGGGATCCTCCTCCTAGAAGTCCTCCGGCCTCTCCAGGGTCCCAGAGCCCCAGCACCAAG CTGCCCCTGGCCTCGACCCTGAGCTACCCTCCAATCCCCCTTGTGGGGCAGCAGGGCTCAGAGGTTCGGGTCATCCGAGTCAGTATCGACAACAACCACGGGAACCTGTATCGGAGCATCCTG CTCACTAGTCAGGACAAGGCCCCCAGCGTGGTGCAGAGAGCCTTGCAAAAGCACAATGTGGCTGAGCCCTGGGCCCGTGACTACCAGCTCTTCCAAGTCCTTCCTGGGGACAGGG AGCTCCTGATTCCCGACAATGCCAACGTCTTCTATGCCATGAGTCCATCTACCCAGGGAGACTTCATACTACGGCGGAAGGA ACCCAGCACACAACCTCAGTCTCCCCTACCTGAGTTGGCTCTCTGCTGCCTCCTGGACACAGGTCCCATGGGCAGCTTCTGTCACCATGGGGATGGGGAGTGCACGCCTCTCCCAGAAAGCTCCCATTCCGCAGTAGAGCCCACTGTGCTCCATACCCTGTGTCCCCTCCCCTCAACTTCTGACCCCCATGCCTCTGACCCTCTTGGCACCGAATCCCTATTCCAAAGGTATGAGCTCACAAAGTGGCTGGTGGAGAGCTCCATCACATATTAG